The genomic region AAAACCGCAGGGAGTAAAAACAGATTTGAAATCTAAGGCTGATAAAAGAAAATTATTCAACCAGCTTAAGAAGTTAAGTACGGAAGGGAGAAACCAGGAAACTATGGAGATTGATCTGGCTTCTTCTCGTGAAATAGCCCGTCTTATAAACAGTGAGGACCAAAAAGTAGCCCTCCAGGTAGAAAAAAGGCTCGATATCATTGCCGAGGTTATAGATTTAGCCAGTGATGCTTTTCAATTAGGTGGAAGGCTCTTGTATTTTGGGGCAGGCACAAGCGGGCGCTTAGGAGTACTTGATGCAGCCGAATGCCCTCCAACTTTTGGCGTATCTCAGGAGAAGGTACAGGGGTTTATTGCCGGCGGTAAGGACGCAATGTTTGTAGCCCAGGAAGGAGCAGAAGATTCAGAGGAGATTGGCGCGAAAGCGGTGGATGAGGTGAAATCCGCACCTCCTGATATAATATGTGGTATTGCTGCCAGTGGACGCACCCCATATGTGCATGGTGCCATTAAGGAGGCCGGTAAAAGAGGGTGTAAAACCATTTTGGTTACCACGGTACCTGCCGAACAAATTGATTTGGAGGTTGATTATTTAATTGATGTTCCGGTAGGCCCGGAAGTTATCATGGGAAGTACACGTATGAAAAGCGGAACAGCACAGAAAATGGTTTTGAATATGATTACCACGGGGGCAATGATTCGTCAAGGCAAAATCTATGAAAATGTAATGGTCGATCTAATGTTATCTAATCAGAAGT from Gracilimonas sp. harbors:
- the murQ gene encoding N-acetylmuramic acid 6-phosphate etherase, which translates into the protein MKSKADKRKLFNQLKKLSTEGRNQETMEIDLASSREIARLINSEDQKVALQVEKRLDIIAEVIDLASDAFQLGGRLLYFGAGTSGRLGVLDAAECPPTFGVSQEKVQGFIAGGKDAMFVAQEGAEDSEEIGAKAVDEVKSAPPDIICGIAASGRTPYVHGAIKEAGKRGCKTILVTTVPAEQIDLEVDYLIDVPVGPEVIMGSTRMKSGTAQKMVLNMITTGAMIRQGKIYENVMVDLMLSNQKLAERAKRILMIFSEIDYEKAEKLLLSAEGHVKTALLMALGDLNVDESRKLLTEHNGFVRKALLSLEK